The following are encoded in a window of candidate division WOR-3 bacterium genomic DNA:
- a CDS encoding VOC family protein: protein MQKVNDLNVLTLYVSDIETAKKFYKEILGFEDGGEMPPGVLFKSGKVTIYAEPGRRKKPEQSREYAEFSPSFSVDSVRECHEFLKTEGVKIVEKYQEFAPDFALFKFEDPDGNLLEISGKP from the coding sequence ATGCAGAAAGTGAATGATCTGAACGTTTTGACGTTGTATGTTTCAGACATCGAAACAGCCAAAAAGTTCTACAAGGAGATACTCGGGTTCGAGGACGGGGGGGAGATGCCGCCGGGAGTTCTTTTCAAGTCTGGGAAAGTGACTATATACGCTGAACCCGGAAGAAGAAAGAAGCCAGAACAGTCTAGAGAATACGCCGAGTTTTCTCCGAGCTTCTCGGTCGACAGCGTCAGAGAGTGTCATGAATTTTTAAAAACAGAAGGAGTAAAAATCGTCGAAAAATATCAGGAATTCGCGCCCGATTTTGCTCTTTTCAAGTTCGAGGACCCCGACGGGAATCTTTTGGAAATTTCTGGAAAACCCTGA
- a CDS encoding sugar phosphate isomerase/epimerase, whose protein sequence is MKLIIADWGEIDEVLPLVKKYDTGIEIQEYAWPENLDEKSSEADVIFEKIKSVTVRGFHGPFCEMIPSSRDKKVREAARSRFQEAYDIASRLEVQHMVLHTGYIPKTYPRDIWIKNSLDFWSDFLGDKTEGLAIHLENVFEDDFSAIAELIDKTNEIYKREILSACLDIGHVSANSTKSHEEWIKGLGERIKYVHLNSNDGVLDDHWRLGKGKIDVEKVLELLDKYSPTAFWTIETLLNEIEPSVLFLKERGLLNCS, encoded by the coding sequence ATGAAACTTATAATTGCAGACTGGGGAGAGATCGATGAAGTTTTACCCCTGGTTAAAAAATACGACACGGGTATCGAAATTCAGGAATACGCATGGCCTGAGAACTTAGATGAAAAAAGCTCGGAAGCAGACGTTATTTTTGAAAAAATCAAGTCTGTAACTGTGAGGGGATTTCACGGACCTTTTTGCGAAATGATACCATCGAGCAGGGATAAAAAAGTCCGTGAAGCGGCGAGAAGCCGTTTTCAGGAAGCCTACGATATCGCATCCCGCCTTGAAGTTCAGCACATGGTCCTGCACACAGGATACATACCCAAAACTTATCCCAGGGATATTTGGATTAAGAATTCACTGGATTTTTGGTCAGATTTTCTCGGAGATAAAACTGAAGGATTGGCGATTCATCTTGAAAATGTCTTCGAGGATGATTTTTCCGCCATTGCCGAATTAATAGATAAAACGAACGAAATATATAAAAGAGAGATACTTTCCGCATGTCTCGACATAGGCCACGTCAGCGCGAACTCCACTAAATCGCACGAAGAATGGATAAAAGGGCTGGGAGAAAGGATCAAATACGTTCACTTGAACAGCAACGATGGAGTTTTAGACGATCACTGGAGACTCGGGAAAGGAAAAATAGACGTCGAAAAAGTTTTGGAACTTTTGGATAAATATTCACCGACAGCTTTTTGGACAATAGAAACTCTTTTGAATGAAATTGAACCTTCTGTTTTGTTTTTAAAGGAAAGGGGATTGTTGAACTGTTCATAA
- a CDS encoding M20/M25/M40 family metallo-hydrolase encodes MKIVLNVLFLTFGFFCTAFSDDFLISVELSDQKTLQKWIELGLTANEFVGDRAFLITDVITVEKIKTSGFVYFVVDENPSNKIYSLVSPQWISDLSGVKIVYTDSVLAITDITSKGDDYLSVLRIPNRLFNREQIPVRFWERLLINTVYMNNIEWEPYVQSLVDEVNSDSITSYIQRLQDFYCRFSFTDSSYAASQWLKERFEGWGYQTEFDSFYEVKAAAERNVVATFPGSQAPEKQMIICGHFDATSNTATFAPGADDNASGTAAALEAARIFAGINSDYTLKFIAWAAEEDGCLGSYHYAGNAYSESADIAAVLNYDMIGFRDDEYLDNYIQSMDKTSEWLSNLYSDVSSMYVPSLINFEVPPMGGSDWISFASRGYSSIGMMEANQTQFNPNYHSTTDLLSTLDSTLYTTIIKSGVSVLAVLSVYPAKVENVAVLVTGSDSSVVVQWDKSPEMDVDGYKIYIGDSSISYQDAFVITGAGITSDTLLGLSPGIEYFLAVTALDNTGRESYCADEINFVSNSTPLAPQNVTALPIKDCIQISWRPNLEIDLSGYRVFRGVNQDTLLDSINVTILTDTCFTDSFLQGENRYYYAVKAYDLQGNAGPLSAIAYGRPLTLDQGILIVDETHYGGSGFPTDSTVDEFYRGILQGYRITEFDYSAIGEGPLFADLAPYSTVVWHSEDLDSFYADETSEQLFRYLQGGGNLWAIGWKTASDFSGLTEYPIVIPMGNIVRDYMRVDTADLSGPEDSLQGVVGNFSFPDLLVDESKIPYQAWGNCLRYVESYSYVGGINVYNIDLSNNMSPFEGGVCAVLRMAGQGKSVIFGFPLYFMNSGQARAAAQRVMTLFGEVVFVEENPVFSPVPSDIVLSASAFIFTNNVLFSFDIPRDCRVSMKIYDSSGRLVKVLLNRDFTSGCYEAEWNKTDLKDRIIAPGAYFCRLSAGDENVSIKITLTE; translated from the coding sequence ATGAAAATCGTTTTGAATGTGTTATTTTTGACGTTCGGTTTTTTTTGTACGGCTTTTTCAGACGACTTTTTGATTTCTGTAGAACTTTCCGATCAGAAAACCCTACAGAAATGGATTGAACTTGGGTTGACTGCAAATGAATTCGTCGGAGACAGGGCTTTTTTAATCACCGACGTGATCACTGTTGAAAAGATAAAAACTTCGGGTTTTGTCTATTTTGTTGTGGATGAGAATCCGTCAAATAAAATATACTCGCTCGTGTCTCCGCAATGGATTTCGGATCTGTCGGGCGTGAAGATTGTTTACACGGACAGTGTTCTCGCGATAACTGACATCACTTCAAAGGGTGATGACTATCTCTCGGTTCTCAGAATTCCAAACAGGCTTTTTAACCGCGAACAGATACCTGTCAGATTCTGGGAAAGGCTTTTAATAAATACTGTTTACATGAACAATATCGAGTGGGAACCGTACGTTCAGTCGCTGGTTGACGAAGTTAATTCCGATTCGATTACTTCATACATACAACGTCTGCAGGATTTTTACTGCAGATTCAGTTTTACCGACAGTTCATACGCCGCTTCTCAGTGGCTCAAAGAAAGATTCGAAGGATGGGGTTATCAAACTGAATTCGACTCTTTTTATGAAGTGAAAGCAGCAGCTGAGAGGAATGTTGTGGCAACTTTTCCCGGGAGTCAGGCTCCTGAGAAGCAGATGATAATATGCGGGCACTTCGATGCGACATCAAATACCGCAACTTTCGCTCCGGGTGCGGACGACAACGCCTCAGGTACGGCCGCCGCTCTCGAAGCTGCGAGGATTTTTGCGGGAATAAACAGCGATTACACTCTTAAATTCATAGCGTGGGCGGCTGAGGAGGACGGGTGTCTTGGGAGCTATCACTACGCGGGAAACGCTTACAGCGAATCGGCGGATATAGCTGCTGTTCTAAACTACGACATGATTGGATTCAGAGACGACGAATATCTGGACAATTATATACAAAGTATGGATAAAACATCTGAATGGCTGTCAAACTTGTATTCGGATGTATCTTCAATGTATGTTCCTTCCCTAATCAATTTCGAAGTTCCACCAATGGGAGGCTCAGACTGGATTTCGTTCGCATCACGAGGTTACTCATCAATAGGAATGATGGAAGCCAATCAGACGCAATTCAATCCTAATTATCACAGCACTACGGATCTTTTGTCCACTCTTGACTCGACACTTTATACGACGATAATCAAAAGCGGCGTCTCGGTACTGGCTGTGCTGAGCGTCTATCCTGCTAAAGTTGAGAATGTCGCAGTCCTCGTGACCGGATCCGACAGCAGTGTAGTAGTACAGTGGGACAAATCCCCGGAAATGGACGTGGATGGCTACAAAATATACATTGGAGATTCGAGCATATCCTATCAGGACGCTTTTGTAATTACAGGAGCAGGTATAACTTCAGACACTTTACTAGGTCTTTCTCCCGGAATCGAGTACTTTCTCGCTGTGACGGCTCTGGACAACACAGGAAGGGAGAGCTACTGCGCCGACGAGATAAATTTCGTTTCGAACAGCACCCCGCTTGCACCGCAAAATGTAACGGCTCTTCCAATAAAAGATTGTATACAAATATCATGGCGGCCGAATCTTGAAATTGATTTGTCCGGCTACAGAGTTTTCAGAGGCGTCAACCAGGACACTCTTTTGGACAGCATAAACGTAACAATTCTAACCGACACATGTTTCACGGATTCATTTCTTCAGGGGGAGAATAGGTATTACTACGCAGTCAAAGCATACGACCTGCAAGGAAACGCAGGTCCGCTTAGTGCTATTGCTTACGGAAGACCCCTGACTCTCGATCAGGGAATACTGATAGTTGACGAAACCCATTACGGCGGATCAGGATTCCCCACAGACAGCACCGTCGATGAGTTTTACAGAGGAATTCTTCAGGGATACAGGATAACGGAATTCGACTATTCGGCGATCGGAGAAGGTCCTTTGTTCGCAGACCTGGCTCCATATTCAACGGTGGTCTGGCACTCGGAAGACCTGGATTCGTTTTACGCTGATGAAACCTCTGAACAATTATTTCGTTATCTTCAAGGAGGCGGAAATCTCTGGGCGATAGGATGGAAGACCGCCTCAGACTTTAGCGGTTTGACGGAATACCCCATCGTCATTCCCATGGGCAATATCGTCCGCGATTACATGCGAGTGGACACAGCCGATCTGTCGGGACCAGAGGACTCTCTGCAGGGTGTCGTTGGAAATTTCAGCTTTCCTGATTTGCTGGTGGACGAGTCAAAAATACCTTATCAAGCCTGGGGGAATTGTCTGAGATACGTCGAGTCATATAGTTATGTCGGAGGAATAAATGTTTATAACATTGATTTATCAAACAACATGAGTCCCTTTGAAGGAGGAGTCTGCGCAGTGTTAAGGATGGCAGGCCAAGGTAAATCGGTGATTTTCGGATTTCCTCTGTATTTCATGAACTCAGGGCAAGCAAGAGCAGCAGCGCAGAGGGTAATGACATTATTCGGAGAAGTGGTTTTTGTTGAAGAAAATCCGGTCTTTTCACCGGTTCCCTCAGATATCGTTCTAAGCGCATCCGCTTTTATTTTTACTAATAATGTTCTGTTTTCCTTCGACATACCTCGAGATTGCCGGGTGTCAATGAAGATATATGACTCCTCGGGAAGACTTGTCAAAGTACTTCTAAACCGTGATTTTACTTCAGGGTGTTACGAAGCAGAATGGAATAAGACAGACTTAAAAGACAGAATAATTGCACCTGGAGCATATTTTTGCAGATTGTCCGCGGGAGATGAAAACGTTTCTATCAAGATAACATTGACTGAATGA
- a CDS encoding type II toxin-antitoxin system Phd/YefM family antitoxin: MKIKEDIRSISYVKAHAADILNQVSKTRRPVYVTQNGEAKAVLLDSDSFENMKNTLGLLKLISQGERDIRIGKIIDQDEVFAMIENKFKNSQ; the protein is encoded by the coding sequence ATGAAGATTAAAGAGGACATAAGATCAATATCGTATGTTAAAGCGCATGCCGCCGATATATTAAACCAGGTCAGTAAAACACGCCGCCCTGTTTATGTAACTCAAAATGGTGAAGCCAAAGCCGTTTTGCTGGATTCAGACAGTTTTGAAAACATGAAAAATACTTTAGGCTTATTAAAACTCATTTCACAGGGTGAAAGAGACATTCGTATTGGAAAAATAATAGATCAGGATGAAGTTTTTGCTATGATTGAGAATAAATTTAAGAATAGTCAATAG
- a CDS encoding type II toxin-antitoxin system RelE/ParE family toxin gives MPKSVYSVYWSEIAYKDLDGIIDYISNDSIDIAIKILHRIKEKAESLKNFPERGRVVPELKFHHIENYREIIVSPWRIIYRIENDSVYIIAVFDGRRNFEDILMERLLLFKP, from the coding sequence ATGCCAAAATCAGTTTATTCTGTTTATTGGTCAGAAATTGCATATAAAGATTTGGACGGTATTATTGATTACATTTCCAATGATAGTATTGATATTGCAATAAAGATTTTACATCGAATAAAAGAAAAAGCCGAAAGTTTAAAAAATTTCCCCGAACGCGGACGAGTTGTCCCGGAATTAAAATTTCATCATATAGAAAATTATCGTGAAATTATTGTTTCTCCATGGAGAATTATTTACAGAATAGAAAATGACAGCGTTTATATTATTGCTGTTTTTGACGGCAGAAGAAATTTTGAAGACATTTTGATGGAAAGATTATTATTATTTAAACCTTAA